A genomic region of Gossypium hirsutum isolate 1008001.06 chromosome D01, Gossypium_hirsutum_v2.1, whole genome shotgun sequence contains the following coding sequences:
- the LOC121213690 gene encoding putative NAC domain-containing protein 94 — MQNKEQNFSAAANGGATTSEGHQVVTMAANIENQNDISNPSIASNMDATVLEGGEIVTTAENEDYNNRLIYSAATDGGAIAYEDSELATMMEDIFNQNSTLSCFAAADGGATAYEVGQFFTQEEDIYNLNSVLNSTVASNIDVTAFEGGQFFTQEENFYDQINVLSSTVASNIETTAFEGGETVTTAENANNRNNILNSSTASNGGRTVAEVKDYIQSFPPGVRFVPTDEELIQYYLLKKVNNELLPSNLIWEVDLYGTEPAKLTESYEPNGESEWYFFTSRRKKYPNGGRPDRSTENGFWKPTGMDKSIPEGDLKPIGSKKTLEFHTGRHPSGHKTEWKMHEYKVDPSLIKPQNKPQDGMTLDTCVLCKVYKTQRKGQNENYIESFDQNTNTSSSSQIFDAGASSEATNVSYPMTGFAGQPDSELYPLTTSPMPNYEYYSNTWFQPTVDGALNNEAFVPAPNRNNTVFRNRNSDTTWPPYHPYYSNGLLLHRGVNNGASTSTMAGNYIDNNVRALQVRPPNAALTQLTVNNGGPNSEAHSMAASRSNTMSRGRGEAQRGSRRGGNRGKIIMLPRG, encoded by the exons atgcaaaacaaaGAGCAAAATTTCTCAGCTGCCGCTAACGGCGGCGCCACCACGTCTGAAGGTCATCAAGTTGTCACAATGGCAGCAAATATTGAAAACCAAAACGATATTTCAAATCCCTCAATTGCTTCGAACATGGACGCCACCGTTCTTGAAGGAGGTGAAATCGTCACAACAGCGGAGAATGAGGATTATAACAACAGACTAATTTACTCAGCTGCTACGGATGGTGGTGCCATCGCTTATGAAGACAGCGAATTGGCGACAATGATGGAAGATATTTTTAATCAAAACAGCACGCTAAGTTGCTTTGCTGCTGCGGATGGCGGCGCCACCGCTTATGAAGTTGGTCAATTCTTCACGCAGGAGGAAGATATTTATAACCTAAATAGTGTTCTAAATTCTACAGTTGCTTCGAACATCGACGTCACCGCTTTTGAAGGTGGTCAGTTCTTCACGCAGGAGGAAAATTTTTATGATCAAATCAATGTTCTAAGTTCCACAGTTGCTTCGAACATCGAGACCACCGCTTTTGAAGGAGGTGAAACCGTCACAACAGCGGAGAATGCCAATAACCGAAACAACATTCTGAATTCCTCAACTGCTTCTAACGGCGGCCGAACCGTTGCTGAAGTTAAAGACTATATCCAATCGTTTCCTCCTGGAGTCCGATTCGTCCCTACCGACGAGGAATTGATTCAGTATTACTTGTTGAAGAAGGTTAACAATGAACTTTTACCTTCTAACCTTATTTGGGAGGTTGATCTCTATGGAACAGAACCTGCCAAACTCACTG AgtcctacgaaccaaatggagaaagCGAATGGTATTTCTTCACGTCGAGGAGAAAAAAATACCCAAACGGAGGAAGGCCAGATCGTTCGACAGAGAATGGCTTTTGGAAGCCGACCGGAATGGATAAAAGCATCCCTGAAGGCGATCTGAAACCTATAGGCTCCAAAAAGACACTTGAATTTCACACCGGCCGACATCCTTCTGGTCACAAAACTGAATGGAAAATGCATGAATACAAAGTTGATCCTAGCCTGATTAAACCCCAAAACAAACCCCAGGATGGCATGACg CTTGATACATGTGTTCTATGCAAGGTGTACAAGACCCAAAGGAAGGGTCAAAACGAAAACTACATTGAAAGTTTTGATCAAAATACCAACACTAGTTCTTCCTCGCAAATTTTTGATGCCGGAGCATCCTCGGAGGCAACAAACGTTTCATATCCGATGACGGGTTTTGCTGGACAACCTGATAGCGAACTGTATCCATTGACCACTTCCCCGATGCCCAATTACGAGTATTACTCGAATACATGGTTTCAACCTACCGTCGATGGGGCACTAAACAATGAAGCTTTTGTACCAGCACCCAATAGAAATAATACCGTGTTTAGAAATCGTAACTCGGACACGACTTGGCCGCCATATCATCCTTATTATTCGAATGGTTTGTTGTTACATCGAGGTGTTAATAACGGAGCATCAACATCAACAATGGCTGGAAATTACATCGATAATAATGTTCGTGCCCTTCAAGTTCGGCCTCCAAATGCAGCATTGACTCAGCTAACTGTTAATAATGGCGGACCGAACAGTGAAGCTCATTCAATGGCAGCGAGTAGGAGTAACACCATGTCTAGAGGTAGGGGTGAAGCTCAAAGAGGTTCTCGAAGGGGTGGAAATCGAGGAAAAATCATTATGTTACCTCGAGGATGA
- the LOC107928958 gene encoding uncharacterized protein At4g06744, with translation MGNLSLSILVLIAIFGSCWSREVVSDNDDGGLYPFIGTNRETLEIIIGGGGGEAPAPSPEDCPPPPPEPECPPPASPPPPPPPPPPPPPPQIRKPKPKPKPKPKPKPTPKPPPKPPPRPPSKCGYRSSNLCFENELLATSYGVIQKFKKLIKPDENGKRYTKTWNGPNVCKYKGFNCDVRPDVKKKAVAAVDFNGAKLSGINGSLPLHDFIDGLTDLAIFHANSNNFTGTVPFIGTSKIKYLYELDLSNNKITDDFPMEVLRATQLTFLDIRFNRIKGVVPATVFKLDLDVLFINNNNFRQRLPENLGDTPALYITFANNKFTGRIPPSIGKAKNLLEVLFLNNELTGCLPYEIGYLQNATVFDVGMNKLTGPIPHSFGCLKKMEQLNLAGNEFYGEVPEIVCRLSNLQNLSLSSNYFTQVGPACRDLVMKKKLNVKNNCILDLPEQRSKADCAMFFSRKLICDRTESFKWIPCMAGKNGFHSNSTEESEKKESTGSGFSSPSATTYGVLKPHRL, from the coding sequence ATGGGTAATCTTTCTCTTTCGATTTTAGTTTTGATCGCCATTTTTGGTTCTTGTTGGTCTCGCGAGGTGGTTAGTGACAATGATGATGGTGGTCTGTATCCGTTCATTGGGACTAACAGGGAAACGTTAGAGATCATTATCGGCGGCGGCGGCGGTGAAGCTCCTGCTCCGTCGCCTGAAGATTGTCCTCCTCCGCCACCTGAACCTGAATGTCCACCTCCAGCatctccaccaccaccaccaccaccaccaccaccaccaccaccaccacaaatacgaaaaccaaaaccaaaaccaaaaccaaaaccaaaaccaaaaccaacacCAAAACCACCGCCAAAACCACCGCCAAGACCACCGTCGAAATGTGGTTACCGGAGCAGCAACCTCTGCTTCGAAAACGAACTGCTCGCAACATCTTATGGAGTAATCCAAAAGTTCAAGAAGCTAATCAAACCAGACGAAAATGGCAAAAGATACACAAAAACATGGAACGGTCCCAACGTTTGCAAATACAAAGGCTTCAATTGTGATGTGCGACCGGACGTGAAAAAAAAAGCAGTCGCCGCCGTCGATTTCAACGGCGCTAAGCTCTCCGGCATCAATGGTTCCCTTCCACTCCACGATTTCATCGACGGATTAACAGATTTAGCCATTTTCCATGCCAATTCCAACAACTTCACCGGCACCGTTCCGTTCATCGGAACGTCCAAAATCAAATACCTCTACGAACTTGATCTCAGTAACAACAAGATCACCGACGATTTCCCGATGGAAGTCCTCCGTGCCACACAATTAACTTTCCTCGATATAAGGTTCAACCGAATCAAAGGCGTCGTTCCGGCGACAGTTTTCAAATTAGACCTCGACGTTCTCTTCATCAACAACAACAATTTCAGGCAACGTCTACCGGAAAATTTAGGTGATACACCGGCGTTATACATAACATTTGCAAACAACAAGTTCACCGGTCGGATCCCGCCAAGTATTGGCAAAGCTAAAAACCTCCTCGAAGTACTATTCCTCAACAACGAACTCACTGGTTGTTTACCGTACGAGATCGGCTACTTACAAAACGCCACCGTTTTTGACGTCGGAATGAATAAACTAACCGGGCCGATACCACATTCGTTCGGTTGTTTGAAAAAGATGGAGCAACTCAATTTAGCCGGCAATGAATTTTACGGCGAAGTACCGGAAATCGTTTGCCGGTTATCGAATCTTCAAAACTTGTCTTTGTCGAGTAATTATTTCACCCAAGTCGGACCGGCATGCCGGGATTTGGTAATGAAGAAGAAGCTCAACGTTAAGAACAACTGTATCTTGGATTTGCCGGAGCAACGATCAAAAGCCGATTGTGCTATGTTTTTCTCGAGAAAACTGATTTGTGATAGAACAGAATCTTTCAAATGGATTCCTTGTATGGCAGGGAAAAATGGGTTTCATTCAAATTCCACTGAAGAATCTGAGAAAAAAGAATCTACTGGTTCTGGTTTTTCTTCGCCGTCAGCTACTACTTATGGTGTTCTTAAACCTCATCGGTTATGA